The Magnolia sinica isolate HGM2019 chromosome 10, MsV1, whole genome shotgun sequence genome includes a window with the following:
- the LOC131217279 gene encoding uncharacterized membrane protein At1g16860-like, with protein MGSRFPSHQLSNGLYVSGRPEQPKERPPTISSTAMPYTGGDIKKSGELGKMFDIPVDGSRSRKSGPIAGAPSRTGSFGGTASHSGPIMPNVAARASYSTSGPVSSAGIPGSASMVTGGSNRQKSNSGPLNRHGDSIKKSSGPQSGGVTPMVRQKSGPLTPVLPATGLITSGPISSGPLNSSGAPRKVSGPLDSFGSMKLHNASIAHNQAVTNLSQEDDYSFKSSFPKSILWSVILLFVMGFIAGGFILGAVHNAILLIVVVVLFGAVAALFTWNNCWGRRAVTGFIARYPDAELRTAKDGQFVKVSGVVTCGNVPLESSFQKVPRCVYTSTSLYEYRGWDSKAANAMHRRFTWGLRSLERHVVDFYISDFQSGLRALVKTGYGARVTPYVDESIVVDINQKNRELSPEFVRWLGERNLSSDDRVMRLKEGYIKEGSTVSVMGVVQRNDNVLMIVPPAEPFSTGCQWAKCILPASLEGIVLRCEDTSKIDVIPV; from the exons ATGGGTTCTAGATTCCCATCCCATCAGCTCAGCAATGGCCTTTATGTTTCAGGCCGCCCTGAGCAGCCAAAGGAGAGGCCTCCGACAATCAGCTCCACGGCCATGCCTTACACAGGAGGAGATATCAAGAAGTCTGGGGAACTTGGAAAAATGTTTGATATTCCTGTAGATGGCTCAAGGTCAAGGAAGTCTGGACCGATAGCTGGTGCCCCTTCACGGACTGGATCATTCGGAGGCACCGCTTCTCACTCAGGGCCAATCATGCCCAATGTTGCAGCTCGGGCCAGCTATTCTACCTCCGGTCCTGTGTCATCTGCAGGAATTCCCGGATCTGCTTCAATGGTCACAGGAGGATCAAATAGACAGAAGTCCAATTCTGGCCCTCTTAACAGACACGGAGATTCAATTAAGAAGTCATCGGGTCCTCAATCTGGTGGGGTCACCCCAATGGTCCGCCAAAAATCAGGTCCTCTCACCCCGGTGCTCCCTGCCACAGGGCTCATTACATCTGGGCCTATTTCTTCAGGGCCACTGAATTCATCCGGTGCCCCTCGGAAAGTATCGGGTCCATTGGATTCTTTTGGATCTATGAAGCTACATAATGCTTCTATAGCCCATAATCAAGCTGTTACTAATCTTAGCCAGGAGGATGACTATTCCTTCAAGAGCAGCTTCCCAAAGTCAATACTGTGGTCTGTGATTTTGCTGTTTGTCATGGGATTCATTGCTGGTGGTTTTATTCTCGGAGCTGTCCACAATGCCATTCTTCTCATTGTCGTTGTGGTTCTGTTCGGAGCCGTCGCTGCACTTTTCACTTGGAATAATTGTTGGGGAAGGAGAGCTGTCACAGGTTTCATAGCCCGTTATCCTGATGCAGAGCTTCGAACCGCTAAAGATGGGCAATTTGTCAAAGTCTCTGGG GTAGTTACATGTGGAAATGTGCCCCTTGAATCATCCTTCCAAAAGGTCCCTAGATGCGTGTACACATCTACAAGTTTATATGAATACaggggatgggattcaaaggctgCTAATGCCATGCATCGCCGTTTCACTTGGGGACTCAGATCTTTAGAG AGGCATGTTGTCGACTTCTACATCTCTGATTTCCAGTCTGGTTTGAGAGCATTGGTTAAAACAGGCTACGGTGCTAGGGTGACTCCATATGTTGATGAGTCTATCGTCGTTGACATCAATCAGAAGAACAGAGAATTATCTCCAGAATTCGTTAGGTGGTTGGGGGAGAGGAACCTTTCGAGTGATGATCGTGTGATGCGCCTAAAAGAAGG GTACATCAAAGAAGGGAGCACTGTTAGTGTTATGGGGGTCGTCCAGAGGAACGATAACGTGCTGATGATTGTCCCACCTGCGGAACCCTTCTCGACAGGATGCCAGTGGGCCAAGTGCATCCTCCCAGCGAGTCTCGAAGGGATCGTTTTGAGATGTGAGGACACCTCAAAGATTGACGTAATACCGGTGTAA